The Sphaerochaeta globosa str. Buddy region GAGCATGGTGCGAAAAGCATACCAAAGGTGGCGCAATGCGGGACCTGAGGATATCGGTATCACCATCTGCGGTGCCCTCGATGGAAGAATGAATCCCAACAGCCAAGCCAATGGAGCGTTGATGCGGATAACACCACTAGGAATCCTGGGCTGCAAACTATCCATTCCGCAACTTATGCAGCTCTCTGATCTCGACTGCTCCATCACCCACACCAACCCCGTCAGCCGGGATTGCAACCGCCTCTTTGCAATTGCCCTGAGCCTTGCCATCTGCAAAGGCTGGGGTGCAGGGGAAGTATACTCCTACCTGCTTGAATGCGCCCCTTCCTATGTAACGGAAACAGAAGTGCTTGCAGCCCTGAAGAAGGCCAAGGATGCTCCCCCTGACGGCATAGACGGAAGTCTGAAGGGTTGGGTTCTCATTGCCTTCCAGCTTGCTTTCTATACTGTCCTCCATGCAGAGAGCTTTGAGCAAGGCATGGTCGAAGTCACGATGCGTGCCGGTGATGCAGATACCAACGCAGCCATCTATGGTGCATTGGCCGGGGCCTTTGCCAGCGCAGAAGGGATTCCGCTGCGCTGGAGAAAAGCTCTCACTCTGACTGACTGTATCAAGCGACTCTTCGTAAGTGACGAGCAGAGCCTTGCAAGCCTTGCAGAAATATGGACAAAAGCATTGTTGGAGCTGAATACGCAGAGCCAGTTCAATTGATTGCTGAATTTTGCAAGATTTTCATCTTGCGTGTTCCATCATCCAAGGTCACAATCTTGATACTATGACATCTAGAATCAATAAAGAAGAACTTAACGGCATCAGCGGCTATCGTTTGGAAGCAGGGCTCTACAGTGCCTTCATCTGCGCCCAAAAGGGGGCAAACTGCATCCAGCTAAGTAAGGGAGAGGCAGACCTGCTACGCACCCCACCTTCACAAGAAGAATTTTTTGCTCAACCCAATCTGTATGGCACTCCCCTGCTGTTTCCTCCCAATCGCATCAATAGCGGAAGGTTTACGTTTGGAGGCAGGGAATACTGCTTGCCGATCAACGAGCAGGAACGGGGTCATCACATTCATGGGTTTCTCAGCAGCACGCCTTTCAAGCCGAAAGAGCGGTGGTGCACTGCAAAAGAAGCGCATATCAGTTTCCTCTATGAGGCTACCGCCTCTGAGCCCTATCTCTCCTTCGGCCACACATTCTCAGTGGAATCCTCCTTCAGCCTTGATGAGACAGGGCTGACTCATGCGTTGACCATCACCAACACGTCAGAGACTGCAATGCCGGTGGGCGTGGGTTTTCATACTGCTTTCAATGCTGACTTTCTACATGAGGGAAGAGAAGAAGCGTATGTACTGAAGGTGGACGCCGACCAGGAAATCCTGATCGAACGGTCAACGTTCATGCCTACCGGTGAATATGCTAGGGATAACGCACTGCTTACTGCACTGCGGGAGGGTTCCTATAGACCGTATGCTCAGGCACTTTCCAACCACCTCACCACCAAAACTGACCAGGTGCATGAAATCTGGTATACCCACCTACCGAGTCAGAGGAGCATCCATTACAGCACCAGCTCGCCTTTGGACTATTGGATGCTCTTCAATAAGGGGGGCAAGGAAGGGTTTGTCTGTGCTGAGCCGCAAACCTGGATCATCGATGCCCCGAACTCAAAGCTTCCACCCGAAAAGAGTGGATTCCGTGCTCTTGGGATGGGTGAAAGCCTTGCAGTGAGTACTCATCTAGCTTTGATCGGCTAAGGAGTCTCTGGTAGAAAGCAGTTCCTGGATGCCCTTGATAGATCCAAACAAGCCGGCTGCCTCGGTGGGGAGGAAAATCTTCTGGCTGGTTCCATTGGCTAGGTCCTTGGCAATCTCGTTCTGGGAACGCAGCACTTCCATCATCAGCAGGTTGTTCGAACCACCTTGCTCAGCATAGACCTTTCGTACAGCATCGAGGCCGATGGCTTTTGCTTGCTGTACAAGCTGAATTGACTCCGCCTCGCCTTGGGCGAGCAGAATCTTCTCTGTCTTGAATGCTTCGGCCTTCATTATACGGGACTCGCTTTCTCCTTGGGCGTTGAGAATCAAGCTCTGCTTGACTCCTTCAGCTTCCAGTATGGCAGCCTGCTTCTTTCCCTCGGCTATGGTGACTTCCTGCCTGCGGGTACGCTCGGCGCGCATCTGCCGCTCCATATCCTCCTTGAGATCGGCAGGGGGGACAATGTCTTGGATTTCAACACGAAGGATTTTCACCCCCCACTTGTCGGTTGCCTCATCGAGGATGGTGCGCAGCCTTTGGTTCACAACATCACGAGAAGAGAGGCTGGCATCGAGGTCCATTTCACCGAACACGTTACGCATGGTGGTCTTGGAGAGCTCACGGATGGCCATGATCAGGTCGCTGATCTCATACAGGGCCCGGTGTGGTTCCACAATCTGGTAGAAAATCAGGGTGTCGACGGTCAGGCTGATGTTGTCGCGTGTAATCACCGCCTGCGAGGGGATGTCGTAGACCTGCTCGCGAAGGTCGACGCAGTAGATGGAGAGGCCGTCGGGCTTGTAGTTGAGGTGTTTTACCACCCGCTTGCGGTCCAAAAACGGGATAATGAAGTTAATGCCCGAATCCAGGGTTCGCACATATTTACCCAACCGCTCGATGATCATCGCCTGGCCTTGGCTTACCTGCTTAATGCCCTTCAGTACGATGAGAATGACAAAGAACGTGATCGCAAGAATAATATAGAGCTCTTCCATCCCCTACTCCTTTTCCACCAACAGTTTCACCCCTTCGATGGCTTGGACTACGACAATCTGGTCGACACCGATAGGCTTTCCACTTTTTGTCCCGGCGCTCCAGACTTCCTTGCGAACCCGCACCTTCCCTGTTGCCTTGAGGGGGTCGATCGACTCAATGACTACCCCTTTCTCCCCGATCAGGGAGGAGGCGTTGGTCCGAATGCCACCCTTGCCTGCAAACCTATTGGTGAAGATTCTTCTGACGAATACGGTGAGTATGAGCAGCGTTATAGCAAACGTGATCAGAACCACCGACGTAGAAGCTCCGAAATAGACCGGTATTGCAGCTACAATGGTTGCGATACCGAACCACATGATAATAAAGCCCGGAGTAATGATTTCCATGGCCATCAAAAGAATACCAACTGTTACAAATACCCACCACAAATTCATCTGCTTACTCCTTGAGTGATATTCACATAAGAAAACAGTAGACTTGCTCTGTTTCCATGTCAATCGTATCAACGGCCGCCTTTCTTGAACTCCAGTGGAGTGAGACCGAAACAACTCTTGAAAATCTTGCAGAAGTAACGATAGTCCTTGTACCCAACCATAAGGGCTACCTCTCCCACCTGCCGCTCCTTTTGTTGCAGCATCGCGGTGGCCATTCGCATTCGATACAAGGTGAGATATTCCAAAAAGGTATAACCGGTTCGTTCCTTGAACAGATTCGAAAGGGTTCTTTCGCTCAACCCCATGTGCTCGGCAATATCTCCTACGTTCAGATGCTCGGCATAGTGTTGCTCGATGATGGCGACCGCATCTTGGATGTATTGATCTCGATAATCTTTTGATAAACTGGCTTTACCTGGGACAAATCCCTCAGAGAGAGCTCTCAGCTGCTCCAATTCAAGGTCTTTTTCCCGTTCCTGTTTGCGGCTGTGAATCTCTTTGGCGGCCTTGGTGAGTACCGCTGCCAGCTCTTTGGGATCTATGGGCTTAAGAATGTAGCCCTTCACCCCGTGACTGAGAGCTTTCTGGGCATAGGAAAATTGCGCATGGCCGCTGATGATAATGCACTCACAATCGGGAAGCTGATCAGATAAAACGCCGATGAGCTCAAGACCATCCTTGCCTGGCATGGCGATATCGGTGACTAGGATATCAGGTTCTAGCTTAAGAGCTAGTTCTTGTGCATCGATACCGTTGTCGGCCTCTGCGATGACGACCATGCCCAAAGCCTTCCAATCGGTAGTGAGAATTAGCCCCTTTCTCAGTATATTCTCATCCTCAGCTACCAATACCTTCAACCTTTCTTCCATTGCAGTACCTCTTGCTGTATGCGAATCGTAATGGTAGTTCCCTTGCCCACATCGGATCTGATGAAGAATTCACAAGCACTGCCATAGTTCAACGTAAGTCGCCTCTGAACATTCTGCAGCCCGGTACCCTCCTGCATTGCATCAATGATTTCACGATAGGATGCCATGCCTTTTGCCCTCTCACTCTCCATGCCGACCCCGTCATCGGAAATCGTGAATAGTATTGCAGCATCCTCGCGCTTTGTACCGATGGTCAGCCTCCCTTTTCCCCGTTTCTTCTCAAGTCCATGCATAAGAGCATTCTCAACGAGAGGCTGGAGAAGAAAGCGGGGAATCGTGAGTGAGTTAAGCGTTGAATCAATATCACACTCGACTGACAAACGCTCGCCCATTCTTCGTTGCTGCAAAGCTAGGTAGTGGGAAACAATGGCCAGTTCCTCTTCGAGAGTGATCATACCTTCGGCCAAATCGAGCGTACTCCTGAGCAAAAGACCCAGCTCAACAATTGTGGCGGAAGCTTCCTCGCTTTGGTTAAGCAGAATGTACCATTTGACCAACTCCAAACAGTTGAAAATAAAGTGCGGCCTAGTCTGGGCCTGTAATGCCTTAATCTGGGCAGTCCTGAGGCTCTGCTCCTTCTGCTGGTTGGTCAGTAACAGCCGTTCCATGTTCATTACCATCTCGTTCACCGATTCACCGAGCACGCCAAATTCATCGTTGCCGATGATGTGCGTTCGAGCAGAAAAGTCTCCCTCGCTAACACGCTTCAAGCATGCAACCACCTCATCCAACGGCTTGGATGCTTTTCGGCTGTATCGATAGGCAAGATAAAAACATAAGAGTGTCATGAGTGTTCCCAGCGATATGCTGATGGTAGCCACAATGGATGTAATTTCATCAATCTGGGCCAACGGATAAAGAGAAACTAACGAGAACGCAAGAGCTCTATCATTCTGGATAGAGAATTGATAACGCTGGCCGTCGTTGATGGAAACAGGGGTATGGATGCTTAGGCTGCTCTGACGTATAAAATCTAGCTCTTCATCAGTAAAAATTCCGTTGAGTATCCGACTGCTTGTCTTATGCTCGTCGAGTATAGCCACATAGGGAAAGTGGGCGGTAGAGTGAGTATCCAAAATATCCTTTAGTTGCTCATATCCAATATCGAGAATAATGAAACCCTCAAAGGAAGCTTGCTTGACATGTCTTGCAAGACTGAATATTCGTCCCAGACTATCCTGAGAGGCGTGTAGATATAACACTGCCTCACCTTGGGTTAGAAAGGCTTTGCGAAGGACACCCCAGTTACGATAGGACTCTTGGGTATATTCGATGGGTGTTTCTACAGAATTCAGACGTACGTGACCATCAAGTGATACTACATGGACTGCAGGCTTGAGGTGACGTGCAGTAAGCAACAGGAAAAGGGCATTATAAAGATTGGTTTGTTGTTCTTGGGAAATTTGCGAAGCATACAGAGGAAGAAAGGTTTGGTCGGTGGCAATTGCATCCAATACAGTCAAGGTGTCACCAACCAGTCCCTGCAGTTGAAGAAAGAGACGATCATTCACTTCCACAGTTGTTGAACGTACCCGATCAAGCAGAATATTGCGTACAAGAGAGTATGCCAGCGGACCGATAATTACCAACGGCAGCACGCCG contains the following coding sequences:
- a CDS encoding ADP-ribosylglycohydrolase family protein, whose product is MATLYERALGSLLGSFVGDAFGAQTEFKREKDILKQFPSGILEMDACKRSVGSFGEITDDSEMAIMMLQSILSHGSYSQSMVRKAYQRWRNAGPEDIGITICGALDGRMNPNSQANGALMRITPLGILGCKLSIPQLMQLSDLDCSITHTNPVSRDCNRLFAIALSLAICKGWGAGEVYSYLLECAPSYVTETEVLAALKKAKDAPPDGIDGSLKGWVLIAFQLAFYTVLHAESFEQGMVEVTMRAGDADTNAAIYGALAGAFASAEGIPLRWRKALTLTDCIKRLFVSDEQSLASLAEIWTKALLELNTQSQFN
- a CDS encoding aldose 1-epimerase, with protein sequence MTSRINKEELNGISGYRLEAGLYSAFICAQKGANCIQLSKGEADLLRTPPSQEEFFAQPNLYGTPLLFPPNRINSGRFTFGGREYCLPINEQERGHHIHGFLSSTPFKPKERWCTAKEAHISFLYEATASEPYLSFGHTFSVESSFSLDETGLTHALTITNTSETAMPVGVGFHTAFNADFLHEGREEAYVLKVDADQEILIERSTFMPTGEYARDNALLTALREGSYRPYAQALSNHLTTKTDQVHEIWYTHLPSQRSIHYSTSSPLDYWMLFNKGGKEGFVCAEPQTWIIDAPNSKLPPEKSGFRALGMGESLAVSTHLALIG
- a CDS encoding SPFH domain-containing protein, giving the protein MEELYIILAITFFVILIVLKGIKQVSQGQAMIIERLGKYVRTLDSGINFIIPFLDRKRVVKHLNYKPDGLSIYCVDLREQVYDIPSQAVITRDNISLTVDTLIFYQIVEPHRALYEISDLIMAIRELSKTTMRNVFGEMDLDASLSSRDVVNQRLRTILDEATDKWGVKILRVEIQDIVPPADLKEDMERQMRAERTRRQEVTIAEGKKQAAILEAEGVKQSLILNAQGESESRIMKAEAFKTEKILLAQGEAESIQLVQQAKAIGLDAVRKVYAEQGGSNNLLMMEVLRSQNEIAKDLANGTSQKIFLPTEAAGLFGSIKGIQELLSTRDSLADQS
- a CDS encoding NfeD family protein, whose protein sequence is MNLWWVFVTVGILLMAMEIITPGFIIMWFGIATIVAAIPVYFGASTSVVLITFAITLLILTVFVRRIFTNRFAGKGGIRTNASSLIGEKGVVIESIDPLKATGKVRVRKEVWSAGTKSGKPIGVDQIVVVQAIEGVKLLVEKE
- a CDS encoding response regulator transcription factor, with amino-acid sequence MEERLKVLVAEDENILRKGLILTTDWKALGMVVIAEADNGIDAQELALKLEPDILVTDIAMPGKDGLELIGVLSDQLPDCECIIISGHAQFSYAQKALSHGVKGYILKPIDPKELAAVLTKAAKEIHSRKQEREKDLELEQLRALSEGFVPGKASLSKDYRDQYIQDAVAIIEQHYAEHLNVGDIAEHMGLSERTLSNLFKERTGYTFLEYLTLYRMRMATAMLQQKERQVGEVALMVGYKDYRYFCKIFKSCFGLTPLEFKKGGR
- a CDS encoding sensor histidine kinase — protein: MQRRVRKFFSQLLISYLLIGVLPLVIIGPLAYSLVRNILLDRVRSTTVEVNDRLFLQLQGLVGDTLTVLDAIATDQTFLPLYASQISQEQQTNLYNALFLLLTARHLKPAVHVVSLDGHVRLNSVETPIEYTQESYRNWGVLRKAFLTQGEAVLYLHASQDSLGRIFSLARHVKQASFEGFIILDIGYEQLKDILDTHSTAHFPYVAILDEHKTSSRILNGIFTDEELDFIRQSSLSIHTPVSINDGQRYQFSIQNDRALAFSLVSLYPLAQIDEITSIVATISISLGTLMTLLCFYLAYRYSRKASKPLDEVVACLKRVSEGDFSARTHIIGNDEFGVLGESVNEMVMNMERLLLTNQQKEQSLRTAQIKALQAQTRPHFIFNCLELVKWYILLNQSEEASATIVELGLLLRSTLDLAEGMITLEEELAIVSHYLALQQRRMGERLSVECDIDSTLNSLTIPRFLLQPLVENALMHGLEKKRGKGRLTIGTKREDAAILFTISDDGVGMESERAKGMASYREIIDAMQEGTGLQNVQRRLTLNYGSACEFFIRSDVGKGTTITIRIQQEVLQWKKG